From the genome of Geoglobus ahangari, one region includes:
- a CDS encoding 50S ribosomal protein L19e yields the protein MNLKFQREMAAKILECGVNRVWLDPNALDEIASAATKDDVRELIERGLIKRKPVKGISRARINKRKAQRRKGRRRGHGRRKGRATARMPRKRQWIMRIRALRKRLRKLKEEGVIDSRTYRMLYRKAKGGEFRSVAHLNQYMEAHGLLR from the coding sequence ATGAATCTGAAGTTTCAGAGGGAGATGGCGGCCAAAATCCTTGAGTGTGGCGTTAACAGGGTCTGGCTCGACCCCAACGCGCTTGACGAGATAGCGAGCGCCGCAACTAAGGATGATGTGAGGGAGCTGATCGAGAGAGGGCTGATAAAGAGGAAGCCCGTCAAGGGCATCAGCAGGGCGAGGATCAACAAGAGGAAGGCTCAGAGGAGAAAGGGAAGGAGAAGGGGTCACGGCAGGAGAAAGGGAAGGGCTACAGCCAGAATGCCGAGGAAGAGGCAGTGGATAATGAGGATCAGGGCGCTCAGGAAGAGGCTCAGGAAGCTCAAGGAGGAGGGCGTTATTGACAGCAGAACATACAGGATGCTCTACAGGAAGGCCAAGGGTGGTGAGTTCAGGAGCGTGGCTCACCTCAACCAGTATATGGAGGCCCACGGGCTGCTGAGGTGA
- a CDS encoding 50S ribosomal protein L18 → MARGPRYRVPYRRRREGKTNYRKRLKLLLSRKPRLVVRVTNRRVIAQVVEYHPDGDRTLVYADSKELEKFGWKGDLNNTPAAYLTGLLVGKKAREAGIEEAILDIGLRTPSRGARVFAVLKGAVEAGLEVPHSEEILPDESRLRGEHIASYYEQNSERFSEYEKRGLKPSDLPDHVDEVKSKIMG, encoded by the coding sequence ATGGCGAGAGGACCGAGGTATAGGGTTCCGTACAGGAGGAGGAGAGAGGGCAAGACCAACTACAGGAAGAGGCTCAAGCTTCTGCTCTCAAGAAAGCCGAGGCTCGTTGTGAGGGTCACGAACAGGAGGGTAATCGCTCAGGTTGTCGAGTACCACCCGGATGGGGACAGGACTTTGGTGTATGCTGACTCAAAGGAGCTCGAGAAGTTCGGATGGAAGGGTGACCTGAACAACACGCCTGCAGCTTATCTAACCGGCCTCCTCGTCGGAAAGAAGGCGAGAGAGGCAGGAATTGAGGAGGCAATACTGGACATCGGCCTCAGGACACCGTCGAGGGGTGCGAGGGTGTTTGCTGTGCTCAAGGGCGCAGTTGAGGCTGGGCTCGAGGTGCCGCACAGCGAGGAGATACTGCCAGACGAGTCGAGGCTCAGGGGAGAGCATATCGCATCATACTACGAGCAGAACTCGGAGAGGTTCTCGGAGTACGAGAAGAGAGGACTGAAGCCTTCAGACCTGCCAGATCATGTTGATGAGGTAAAATCCAAGATAATGGGGTGA